The Phaenicophaeus curvirostris isolate KB17595 chromosome Z, BPBGC_Pcur_1.0, whole genome shotgun sequence genome includes the window TGCGGGGTGGAACACCTTCAGCTGGATGGGTGGGAGAGACCCACTCCAAGCTGTATCTGAATGGTTAGACCAAGTATTATGGGATTTGTGCATTAAAATCTCATTAGACAGATAAGAAAGCACTTACCAAGGTCATTAAATTCTGACTCCTGATGAAAAGAGAGAACAgttgtttttctcctgcttaTGGTTTGTGTGGAAAGCCTATTCCCAACCACGTCTTAAAGAACATGTACTTGAATGGCTTCTGCATGTGGGGCAAATGGGGTGGAAAATGGCACTGGAGATTGATGTCAAGTCTGAGACTGTGAGAAAGTCCAGCCTCAGCAGAGTAATTGCTAAGGCTCTGGATTTCTCTAGGTGGGAAGAAGTTGCTGACCTGGCTATGCAAGCCTGAGCATCTGCATCCCATCTGCATGGTACAGGCAAGTACTGTTTCCTTTAggcaggaaaattaatttagggTGCCCCATAACTTGGAAAGTTGAGTAATCACCAGCATTTAAGTCCTTTTAATCTAGGCTCTGACCCAAGCTGCTGTTGAAAATTAAGTATAGTTGTGGTTTTGCATGCTCATAACCTGCTGTCTCACTGAACTGCAGAGGATCTCTGAGAGAGGCTTCCAGTGGTTTCAGGAAGATCCTTATCCCAGTGTTGCTATGCAGAAGGGCCATGGAAATTCATACTATCTCTagaggcaaagtaaagcagttATTCTTCTCAGTGAGTGCCAGGATTGTGCCTGCTGCTTTGTGTGCAGTCCAGAAGAGCAAACATATGTAACTTTCAACACCCAAGGCTCAGCTGTGCCTAAAGATGTGGTTTAGCTTTTAACAGAGCTGATCAGCATGTAATGTGCTGACTGTCATTCCTAAAGAACAAAATGACAGATGAGCTTATGATATGTTTGTCTGGAGGTAGAGAATGAGAAGAGCAACTTGGTTACTAATTACCTTCTCACTACTGAGGGAAGAAATGTGCCTATGCTTGTCACAATTTGTATGGAGGTTGGCAATATTAATGAACTTTTTCACCTTCAGCTACCCAAAGACTGAGCTTTATGCCATTGTCTCCAGTGTGGCTCTGAGACTTGAATGCAACCATTTGCATTCAGCAGGGCAGCACAGACAACTTGATTGTTCATGAAATTTAAAACGCATCTCTGCTATCAGCCGGTTTTGCAGTAGGAGTGCTGCTGAGTAACAGCAATAGATCCTACCAGTGACTGTTACCATTGCTTCTTTTTGTTGccctttttaaatgttatttgaatTTGAGTATCAATAAAATAACCATGCTTTCTAATCTGTTATTCAGTTTCCTAATTCTAAAACAGTGTTACTGCTGttatgtaaaaagaaaactcCTGGTATGCTGTGAACTAATGGATGAAACTCTGATTTAATTTAATTGTTGTTATCTGTTGTGTAGATTTGGGGGAGTTTCTGATGTATGAGAAATTGCATCCAGCTGTGCTAGTAGGCTCAGTAATCTTTAGAAGTAAGGTACTACTACAGATGAGCTGAGGTGTCAGAACTGTGTCCTTAATGACTGCATGTACTAAGTATATTGActttaaattgtatttaaaattagttACAAATTAAGTGCTGGTAAATCTTTTGTATGAAAAGTCTTTATGACATACTATCCATtacatgtttaattttatttttatttttttaattgctgctcTAATATTTATGTCCTGTGATGGTCCTATTATTATTCTAACAATACCATAAGTAGATACATTAAATGCTATAAAATAAATCTAGTTTATTACTTAATTCTATACCTAAAGGAAGGCTTgatttggaaatgttttttaaattgatcAAGGACATTTACCAACTTAGACTCCAGACTTCTTCTCTAGTGCTTGGCATAATGGAAGATGATTATGGAGATGGTAGTGGGGGAAATACTAAAAGCAATATGTTGCTTGCCTAGGTATGAAAATAGGAATAATTTGCAgggctgcattttaaaaaccagcttggctgatGTGTTggtcttctttctccttcagcttctctgctccctcccagtaTTCACAGCACAAACTGTATCAGTGCTGTGACAAAGGGCGGGTTGCACCTTCTCCGCAGCATTCCGATATTTTCTTCATGGCTCTCCGTGTGAAGTCTatcttccccctttctttcttGAGGGCTGTGTACTCATAGGCCTTCAGCTTGCTGTAATAGTCCGAGAATTTGTTGTAGAGAATGGAGATGGGCATGCCGTTCAGGATTATCCCAAATGCgatgcaaaggaaagcaaacagacGGCCAAGGTGAGTTTCTGGACACATGTCTCCATATCCCACTGTAGAGATGCTGACCTACAGGCAAACCAACATTCAGCTGATTAGCTTAGCAGAACTGTACAAACGTCTGTTCAGGGATCAGGGGCATTTTTGCACTTTGCATCTGGAATACTTTCTACTGCCTTTTTTTATGTGCCATTCATCTTATGCAAAAGTCTCtaattaaggaaaaaacatCTCTCATGCAGTAAAGAAAGACTACAGTGCAGTTCAACACCATTGCAGAGGATTGCAGTGAGTGAAAAGACATGGCTCCCTGACTGAGCAAATCCAGTGATAACTGCAGCTCCAATCCCTCATCATGTCACTTGGAACAGATGTACTGCTTTTAAACCCTATGTGCTTATAAAACCTGGTATTTTGGGACTAACTCTGTGGGTTGCATTTTGAGTATTACCTTTGTTCGTCAAATATATTTTAGGAAGTAGTGAAAAACATATGAAAATCTTCAACTGattgtgaaatatatttttctaacatCTGCATTATAGGAAGAACTGACCCAGGAGTTTGAAGTTTCTAGACAAAATCCCCTTTAATGGTAATATGCCTACAAGGAGCTGTGGAAAAAACAGAGATGTTTTTCTGTTGCCCAGAAGTTTTTTCTCACAGAATATGTTCactacatatatatttatagtgCTAAATTGTCTTCCTGCTCAGCTGTATGTCAGAGGTTACAAAAGTAAGGTATATGTTTACGTTCAGTAGGGAatattcttgtttgttttagcTGACAGGTACACAGGTTGAAATTTTTGCTGAATTACCCTCTGAAGAAGGTTTTGGGAGTTGTTTCATATGTAGGGGggtttttatgttttgttttttttgtgggagTGATGGTATTTAGTACATCTGGTTTATATGAATCTACATTTTGAAATCACATTGTCTATATAGTTTAAcagaattttttcttctcatccatcagcatTTTCTGATTTTAGCCTACAGATGGATGAAAGAACTGTTTTGTATGAAGTTGTGCTATACCAAGTACATGTGAATGACATACTCTCAAACAATCAGTGTAAAAGAACTAATATGTGTCCATTGCACACATATTGATTGTTTATAATTTTCatattaataaatataatttattttttctggcagCTAAAACTCACAGCCTTCTGCCATCTGGTACTTTCTAGTTTGTGCGAGGGATGTTTTTCAGCcaatgacttttatttttttttatttttttttcacagtatttgAACGCACTGTGTGTATCTGTGAAACAGTAATCTAAAACTTTGGCAGAAATAAACCACAGGCAGTAAGAATTTCATTGTAATGCCCCTGTGCCTTTAGCACTGAAATAAGTTTTTGAAAGGTCACAATGTGTAGCCTGTCATCCTTCAACACTCTAAGTAAAAAGTTACTTCAAATGAAGAAAGCACTGGGATGCATGAGACAGCACTGGGTAAGAATGTTTGTAGGATGCACCTGGTGCTTCCTGCAGAACAAAAAAGATTAGTCACTTGGTTTAATGGAAATTAAGTCACTGGATTTGAATGATAATACAGGATAAATGTCtccaaaaataaatactgagatGAAGGCAAGATGCTTATCTGTACCAGCTAGGACAAAACCATTATCCTGTGATAAGGTTTTGTTCCACTGGTATAGTcttctacaatgcctgtgacaaTTTGGGAGGAATGCTTCTCCTCTTATGTGTGTGAGACCATGAATGATGTTGGATTTTAAGGAAATTTCAGTGATTTGCTATCTTTCTTTTCACTCTCCAAGAATGAACACGTTTTACTAGAGTTTTATGCCTTGGAATTGCAGTGTGCATGCTACAATTCCTTTTGGAGACAGTTGCTCAGCTAAACAGACCTTTTCCTTGTAGTCTTAGTCATGTAGATTTCTTAGGAATGTCTAAATGATTATGGCGTCACCAGCTGGCAGAAATGAGCCTTAAGGATTTTGTTTATATCCTGcacattcagaaaatgaaatacaagaTTAATGTCCTTATTCTAGTGATGTATGAagtgcaggtttttttcatgaCTTTGTGTATATCACATAGAGATGACCCATGAAGATCGCACTACAGGACCTTTTCCTTTATTCACtaatttttccctcatttccaaGCCTCAGCTTAAAGGATATTCAGCTCATGCACgtctatatatatgtatatgtctTTGTATGTCTGTGGGGccagtttttcttttgtgcacCAAATGACTACAAATACATGTATGGAAAACCACCACATCTCACCAGCTATTGTTGAACTGGAAGTGCAGGACATGgtctcctggggctgctggccAGGAGAAACCACCTTGGATGGGGTGCGGTTGCTCTCCTGTCGGGCCCATATGCTGCTCAGTGCATTCAGTGCCTATGCTGATCAACCAGCAGGAGAATTTTGAGTCCTTTCCAGTCCATTTGCACGAGCTTTATTCCCCAGGGAAGTGACTGGGAGATAGGCAGACCCGTAGTCAGCCCCTAGAAGTGCCCCTGGGGCCCTGCTATAACTATGGATTATGGAGGCCAGTATCAGCTGCTGCAAAATGAAATGTATGGGATGACAGACTGGAAGAAATTTTAGAGCCATGGAATATCCAAGATATGGGCCCTTtgctgcctctcagcacctGAAACATCTAGCTTACTCTCTGATTTGCTCCAGACAGCTATAGTTGCGCAGTTATATAATTATCTCCTGCAGTGTAACAGCACACACAGGCATCAACGACCCCCTCTCCTCAATGCCACTGATGAAACCACCCCTCCCTCTCTGAAAACATTACTGAAAACTTGTGAAACTGCCATACTTGTGGATGAAGATTATCTCGTAAGCATTTTATTACAGCCTGCAGATCCCTTTTCATTGTCTGCTGGTCTTGATAAACCcagaagtgtttcttttttatcttcaCAGTTCACCTTTAAGGATACAACTGTCATTTTGATCTCACAATAGTTTGAGAAGTATTGGTTAGCCTTCTATAAGTAAATGTATGTCTGTCCTTGGGTGTTAATGCAATCCAAGACTCAAGTTAAACTGCTTCCCAAGCCCTTTAGAGGTGAATTCAAAGTCTGGAATACTAGAACAGTTCTGCCAGGACAGTGCCCGAGTCAGAAGGCATTTAAGCAAGGTGGAGGGCTTTAAACTCTCACAGCTCTTCATTCATGGCTGAATCTTCATGCCTCTGAAAGATGTGAATATGTCAGCCTGGAACATGCTGGATCAAAACACCCCTCCACATATCACAGTATAGTACAGGTCAGTGATAGTTCAGACCCTGCAAGAAGGTGTGCCTGAATGCCTTAGAGCACTAATCCAGTTGCAGTGTCTAGAAACAAGGTCATTCTGTCTTCATTTCTGGGCCTTGTCAGCTGAAACTCAGGCAGTTACCCTCATTCCAAGAGCTTAGGATGGAactaaaatcacattttttctgGCAGAGATTGCAAAAAAACATTCAAGGTGACATTAACCACCTCTCAGTACTGACTGATGTGAGATTCAAACCAGTGACCTAAATGTAGAAGGCAGTTTATCCCATTACCAATCCTCTGAGCCATTCTGCTATTCTACACTTCTTTGAGTGTAGCATGGTATAAATAACCTGCCAAAGTTTTGTGCGTGTGCAAACATGCACCCTACAGATACCACCTAAGGGACAGAACACAATCTCTTATGTAAAACAACTGTTGGTCCCACTGTATTATTAATGGCCAGAGGTCTGAGTCAGCTTTGGCTTTGCAAGTTTGAGTGACTAGTTATGGTTAGTAAAGTATGCCTTATTATCTCGCAGTTGCACTGCAGATTTGTAAAAAGAACAAGAATGAAACCTTGCATCCACCTGCAACCAGCTAGCCTGATGAAAGAGTAGgactttttcttactttttttgttttggcaaTGCTGATTATGGGATTAAAtgaggaaatgtttttatttcctgtctCTTTGCCTACTTCTTTAAAAGTGCAAGTACTGTCTGCGTCTGCTTGGGCAGGAAATCCAATGCTGTCTGCCTGATTAAGCCTTGATTTAAGCTTACAGCAGAGGTGAAtgagtgcatgtgtgtgtgtgtgagtgagtACATATGTCCTTTAAGCTCAGAATTCAGAGCAGATGTTCACTGATCCAAGCCTGCTGTTTTCAAGGCTGTCAGTGACTCTAGcaaggaagggaggggaaaggaagggagggtCTGTGGTTACCCAGCAAGGTGAGATGTTTACTTACGGCAGCCCACCACCAAGCATGGGGGATGCTGGTGAAGTTGGTACTGGAAACATCATGTTCCACTGTGTAGACCATAGCAGAGAAAGCGAAGATGCCCATGGCAATGAAGAGCAAAAGGCAGCCCACCTGCTGGTAGCACTGACGCAAGGTAAAGCCAAAGGCACGTAGCCCAGTGGAATGGCGGGCCAGCTTGAGAATGCGGAAGATGCGCATGAGGCGCATGATGCGAAGCACTTGTCCCACCTTGCCCACCCGTCCCACCTTCTCAATATCGTGCTCATGCTGCGAACCCCGACCTCTGGGCTGGTCATCATCAGCAAAGCATTCGAGTAACAGCTGCAGGTAGAGGGGCAGGATGGCAATGAGGTCTACTGCATTGAGGGCGCTGCTGGCAAAACGACGCAGGTCTGGGGTAGAGACCAATCGCAGTAAGTACTCCAGTGTGAAGAATGCGATACATAGGGTTTCAATGTGCTCCAAGACAGGGCGGCTCTCCCCACTTTTCCGGTCTACCTGCTGCATCTCCTCCACTGTGTTGAGGGCCAGAGCCACCACAGAGATGAGCACGAAGAAGCTGGAGGCCACTGCCATCACCTTGGCAGTGACAGAAGAGAAGGGCTTTTCCATCAGATTCCAGAGGCGCCAGCGCTGGGGGCCATAGTAGCGCATGTGGTGGAAGAGGTGCTCACTCTCTTGAGCCTCTGCCTGGGAGCGCAGCTCACGCTGAACCTTCAGCTGCTCAGTCAGCTCATCACGGCGCTCCTCAAAGCAGATGCGGCAACAGCGAGGTGTGTATTTGAGCCGCACACCCCAGTAGCTCAGCTCCTCCAGGAAGCTACGGGGGCATAGCTCATCCCGCACACGCAGCACACCCGAGGCATAGAAGTTGTACACCAGCTGGAAGACAGATGGGTCCCGGTCAAAGAAATACTCATCTACCTGGGCAGCATAGTCATCACACAGGCCCAGCTGGCAGCGACGGTCAGTGGAGGTAGCCAGGCGGCCCAGGCGGGTCTTGGGATAGATGGCCACTGCCTGATAGGTGAGGCGGTAGCTTTGGCCACCAACATTGATGTTCAGCACAGATGAAGTGAAAGATGTGGC containing:
- the KCNV2 gene encoding potassium voltage-gated channel subfamily V member 2 produces the protein MLQFNMQRQFPFLKHKGREREESNVLSQQDKGTDNEGIHVDKQSGFSATASLNSQPLLLLGPEGNYNYYVEDEDEEEEEKEQGKWPTGDRVEGENKTSSTITCSPALSPGATATSFTSSVLNINVGGQSYRLTYQAVAIYPKTRLGRLATSTDRRCQLGLCDDYAAQVDEYFFDRDPSVFQLVYNFYASGVLRVRDELCPRSFLEELSYWGVRLKYTPRCCRICFEERRDELTEQLKVQRELRSQAEAQESEHLFHHMRYYGPQRWRLWNLMEKPFSSVTAKVMAVASSFFVLISVVALALNTVEEMQQVDRKSGESRPVLEHIETLCIAFFTLEYLLRLVSTPDLRRFASSALNAVDLIAILPLYLQLLLECFADDDQPRGRGSQHEHDIEKVGRVGKVGQVLRIMRLMRIFRILKLARHSTGLRAFGFTLRQCYQQVGCLLLFIAMGIFAFSAMVYTVEHDVSSTNFTSIPHAWWWAAVSISTVGYGDMCPETHLGRLFAFLCIAFGIILNGMPISILYNKFSDYYSKLKAYEYTALKKERGKIDFTRRAMKKISECCGEGATRPLSQH